Below is a window of Patescibacteria group bacterium DNA.
TGGGGCACGTGGATCATGGTAAAACGACGCTGCTCGACGCCATCCGCAAAACGAACGTGACCGCAGAAGAGCATGGCGGCATTACCCAGCACATCGGCGCGTATACCATTGAACAGCAAAATCGCCATATTACGTTCATTGATACTCCCGGGCATGAGGCGTTCACGGCGATGCGTTCGCGCGGCGCGAGAGTCGCCGATATCGCGATCCTCGTCGTCGCCGCCGATGACGGCGTGCAGCCCCAAACCATTGAAGCGCTCACCCACATACAGCGCGCCGCACTTCCTTTTATCGTCGCGATCAATAAAATCGACAAAACAGGGGCAAATCCGGAACGCATCAAACAAGATCTCGCCAACCTCAACGTGGTAGGCGAGGACTGGGGCGGCAAAGTCCCCTTCATTGAAATCTCTGCGAAAAAGGGAACTAACATGCCGGAACTCTTGGACCTCGTGCTCTTGGTGGCGGACATTGAGAAGGACCAGATTAGGGCGAATCCCGATCGTTCCGCGATCGGGACCATTATTGAATCGCATGTAGACCAGGGTGCAGGGCCGGTCGCGACCGTGCTCGTGCAAACCGGCACGCTGCGCACGGGCGATCTCGTCAACGTGGGAGACGCATTCGGAAAAGTGAAAGCGATGAAAGACTTCAAGGGCACGCTCGTCGCCGCTGCATCTCCTTCCATGCCCGTGAGAATTTTGGGGCTCAAGTCCCTGCCGCGGGTGGGCGACATTCTTGAGGTGACAGATGATCCCGCGCAGTTCAAACAAAAAATGAGGGATACAAAACCCAAGAAACGCCCCATACGGTTCGGAACTCCTCCCTCCAATGTGACCGTGACAAAACCCGAAGACGGCGAGGAAGAAAAAGAGGAAACGGTTCCTATGCCGGAAGTGCACCTGCTCATCCGCGCGGATGTGCTGGGGTCATTGGAAGCGATCCATGAAGCGCTTCAGGCCCTCCGCCACCCGGAGGTGAAAACCACCATTATCCAACAAGGTTTGGGGCCGGTGACCGAGGCAGACGTCCTCTCTGCGGAAGCATCCAGCGCGTGCGTCATGGGATTCAATGTCCCAGCTGCGCCTGTAGTGCTTGAACTGGCCAAAGATAAGGGCGTGGAGGTAAAAACGTTCACGATTATCTACGAGCTTGTAGACGAAGTGAAAAAACTCATGGAGCAGCTCCTCTCCCCCCACATT
It encodes the following:
- the infB gene encoding translation initiation factor IF-2, encoding MNLTELARRVNIPTSRLKEILPELGFDIGMRAIKVDDRVARAIIEKLSHSDIRAKLMNRENIAEAPLEQAPETAAGNTIDLPASLTVREFAAKLGLPVTRVIVALMKQGVMAAQNQHIDFETGAIIAGDFGKTVTRAEENAQAAPSLLEDDARLKTLLTETDDALLVPRPPVVVVMGHVDHGKTTLLDAIRKTNVTAEEHGGITQHIGAYTIEQQNRHITFIDTPGHEAFTAMRSRGARVADIAILVVAADDGVQPQTIEALTHIQRAALPFIVAINKIDKTGANPERIKQDLANLNVVGEDWGGKVPFIEISAKKGTNMPELLDLVLLVADIEKDQIRANPDRSAIGTIIESHVDQGAGPVATVLVQTGTLRTGDLVNVGDAFGKVKAMKDFKGTLVAAASPSMPVRILGLKSLPRVGDILEVTDDPAQFKQKMRDTKPKKRPIRFGTPPSNVTVTKPEDGEEEKEETVPMPEVHLLIRADVLGSLEAIHEALQALRHPEVKTTIIQQGLGPVTEADVLSAEASSACVMGFNVPAAPVVLELAKDKGVEVKTFTIIYELVDEVKKLMEQLLSPHIRVTAKGDVEVIAIFRHDRGHAIIGGKVRKGKVSTGQLYRLKRGNTLKGLGKITSVQIGKQVVQEAVEGQECGLRLEVKCAPAVGDLIEIYTEEKLKQEML